The DNA segment CTGCAGCAGGGAGTCTTGCacggtgcagggggttggactaactgagctccaagggcccttcctttGACGGGACTCTTCTGCTCGGAGATCTCAGGCTGCTCGCATTAAAGCTCCCACTTCTTTGGAAAGGCCTGAGCAGAACCACGATGGGACTTCTCCTGAGGTCCCTTCTCCTTGTCCAAGGTTGTTCCGGAACACGCTTTACACTGCCTCCTAACAGCTTTCTACTCAAGAAAATTAGGGTGGCCTGAGGTCACAGCTCCCCAAGTGAgtccactcccccccccaccagctgCTGACCTTCAAACACTGCAAAGAGGGGGAAGAGGCTCAGGAACATGGCCGGCTGCAGGTGGAACATGGTGTCAATGGGGTTCTGGAGTCCTGCAAGGGAAGGAAAGGGCAGCAGCCGgtcagaggagggagaggggaggcctTGCCTTCCCACAGCCCCCAGCCACACACTCACTCACCCAGCTCGTCCTTTTGCAGGAGGATCTGGGTCCGTGTCCAGCGCACGCCGCCCAGGAAGGAAGCGGCCAGCACCATGGCGAAGCCTTCGGCATCAAACTGGGTGGCCTTGTAGGTGAACAGGAAGAGCCCCCCCGCGATGAGCAGGACCACCAGCACCAGGGCGGCTCTCTGCCAAGAGATGGAGCAGCGTCACCCGCTGGCTGAGCGGAGAACCCGGCCGGGCAGAGGCCAGGCAGGGCTGCCGGGCGGGAGGGGGAGCCCACCGGGCTCAAACCCCAAGTCtgcccaggggggagggggggcgtctCACCGGCTCCTCCAGCTTGAAGATCAGCGAGAAAAGGAGGATGAAGAGGACAGCCGAGGACTTGGTCATGGTGTAGCTGCCGGGCAGGGAGGGAGCGTGAGGGTCGCGCCTGGAGCCCGCCCGGCCTTTCCCCCACCGGAGCCCCGTCCTCGGCCGACACTCACAGGGAGACCGTGATGTAGAGGAAGCTCCAGTTGCTCAGCCCCACGTCCAGGGCGGTGGAGAGCGCTGCGTGCGAGCGGGAAAGGCGCCGTCAGGAGATCCCCGCTTGGGCCCGGGGAGAGACCGCCCGCTTCCCCGGCCGCCACCGCCCCGGCCCCGCCGCTCACCTGTCGGGGCCACCTGGCGCAGGTAGGCGGGCCAGGGCAGGAGGGCGCGGCCGGCGGCGGGGGCGGCGtggcggcggcgggagcagcgCCTGGCCAGCCCCGAGAGCGCGAAGATGACCAGCAGGTGCAGCAGCGTCATGAACAGCGGGAAGGCGAAGCTCTGAGCGGAAGGGAGGCCACGCGGTGAGCCGGCGCCCACCCGAATCGACGCCCGCCCCCGCCGCGACCCTCCGTCCCACCTTCATGAGCCACTTGTTGTAGAAGGTGATGCCGATGGAGAAGCCGTAGTAGAGCAGCACCAGCCCCGCCGCCCGCGCCGCCGCCCGCACCCCGGCCATCGCCTTGGGCGGAAGCGTCCCCGGCCCACAGAGGCCGCGCGGCTAGAACGGCCGCGCCTCCCCACAGCGCCCCCTGCCGACCGCGGCGCAAAGAAGAGGCTGGAGCCGGGCTGGAGGGGGGAACCGAGTTTTAATGGGTGGTGGGGAACGCGCCAGATCCAGCCGACGCCAGTCCGGGGGTGGCCCTGCCCGGGGAGCCCGCAGCGGGCGACGGCCGAGGTTCAGCCGTAGTGGTAGACGAAGTCGTAGCTGCTGGGCTCCTTGGGGACTGGCGGGGGCTCCTCCGGGATCTGGACGTTCTCCAGGTCCAGCAGGCGGAGCTTCATCTCCATGCTGAGCAGGGTGTCCAGGTCGCTCTTGGTCAGCTCGCTCACCATGTCCTTCCCCACCAGGGCGTTGAGGCCGTCGATCCAGATGCAGAACTGGGGGCACCAAAAGTCCATCTCAGGCTGGGCGGAGAGGGGACCGGCCCCTGCGAAGACCCTCTTGGCAGCCCCTGCCCTTCCGTCAATCCGCTTCAAGCACTGCAGGCTGCTTCCTACCCAGCTCCTGGTGCATATCGTGCCCAGGAAACAAAAACCGGGAGCGGAGAAGCAAGGAAGGGGAGAaccgtccctccctcccactctgcaCCTGAGTAGGGAAAAGACCCGAGGGCAGGATGGGGCAGagctggcctggcctggcagcTGTGGGAGGGATCTGCATCTTCACATAGTTCAGCTAGCAATGGGGCAGAGCTGCTGCTataaaggtgggggggggctttCACTCCTTTTGGCCTGGTCAAATCCCACGGGGAGCCTGTGTTCCATTCCAGACACTACCATCCCGACTGGAGTCAGGCCGCCGGGCAATGGGATGGGAAACTGGGCCCCCTGAAGAGCGGTTGAAAGAGCTGCTCTCTTCAGCCTTGGCATTTCTGAAGGGCCATCCTGGAGGGAGGGCTGGCTGATGCACtcttcacccccaccccacctcgcTGGAAGAGCAGCGTTACCTACATGAGGTCTCCTGTCCCCGGAGGAACCTCCAAAATGgacccagggcaggggtgaaatgctcctggttcggactggatcgcccaatctggtagcaatggcagcaggtggttcagagaactggtagcaaaaatccctgcccgacccccatgcccagctgagccgcgcgatcatcagaggttttgggtttttttacttttaaaacatttttttcctttggcagaaaaaatgcttttaaaagttttaaaaaagcctctaatgattgcgtggctcagctgggattgtaagagccttttaaaagcatcttttcaatTCGGCCAGAGATTGtacaaaaaatgcatttaaaagttaaaaaaaaagttggccccgcccacccagtcacattcccaccaccaccaaaccacgcccacagaaccggtagtaacaaattttacatttcaccactgacaaaGGAGCAACGAGGCCCTGGCCACAGGGAATGAACCAGGAGAGTTCAGCCGGAGAGGAGCTGCGCCTTCTGGGAGGCACAATGATACAGTCATCTTCTAAATCATGGGTTCCCAACCACTGGGTCGCAGCTTGGTACCGGGACGTGGCCCATTGGGAATGGGGGCCTCACGTGAGAGCACGTGAGCAGACGGAGCTCCTCCTGCGGAAGCAGTGGGGGCACACGCAAAGCAATCCCTTctcccagcccccctccccaccccccctctGCTGCTGCTGGTTCGAACAGCCCAGAAGGTTCTCCATAACTGCTGGTAGCCAAAGGGCTCCTCAGGAGCTGCTGAGTGAATGCCCGCGTGGGGGGAGGGGGTATTTAACATCCTGCTTCTGCCGGGAAAGCAGAGGCGCGACTGCAAGGGGGGCATTCTGAAGGATTGAGTCTGTTCGGAAGAGGGGGCCATGAATGTGGTGCGAATCTTCACAAACTCCTACTCTGACTGACATAAagggaggaagatgaggaggaaaGGCTCATTGGTGCCTCATAAGAAACACAAGTGGCTTTCCAGGGTCTGTTTCCAGGAATCCAAGCTTCGGTATAAGTTTTCAAAAAAGGGCCTATTGACTGAAGGTCAGAAAGAGGAGCTATTCAGCAGAGAGGGCAATGATGCGGGTGGAGGGGGCATCTCCCCTGTTTAGGGGATGTGCCTGGGCGAAGGCCGGACAGGCACCTATTGGGGTGTTTTCATTTCTACCCTCAGCAGGGTCAGTCCAGGTGGCTGCCACAGCCCCCTCCGACTGTAGCCCTCTCTGCACAGCTGCCCCCTCACAGCCTTGGGGAAGTAGCCACAAGGGCCTTCCCTTGGACAGGGAAAGTTGGCTAGGGAGAGCAACCTGAGGGCTAGCCCAGGAAGATAAGAGCAGGGGGTGAATGGGCAGCCCTGGGCTCCCCAGCTGTTATCTTTTGCTCACCTCATATTTATTGGGTGCGATAAAGTTCAGGGTCTCGTCCGGGTCATAAAGGATGGAGAAAGCCAGTTCCAGGGCCTCCTTGGGGACGGAGAGAGAAGCCAGtgactttgggggtggggggcaggcctctcccttcccctctccccgtCCCTGGGCAGAGGCCCTGGAGGGAGGTCCGCCCTGGGATGCCCGTACCTTGTTCTGCTTCAGCGCCCCCTTCTCCTTCATGTGTGGGCACTCTTTCCCAGTGAGGACGGCCTTGATGTCTGCCACGGGGACTAAAGGAAAAGGGGCTGCAATcacacccgccccccccccaaaggcaGACAGACCCCCGGGGCCGGAGGGCTATCAAGTCCCCCCCTCCAGCCACACACATAGCCCCCTCCCCCAGCATACTTTTCTCCTGCAGTGACTCCAGGGTCACCCCTCCCTGGGTGTTCTCCTCCAGGTCTCCGTAGTGGAGCGTCTTGTGATTCAGGGCCAATCGGCAGTACCAGAAGCGTTCTGCAAGACAGGGGAATGGTCTTGGCAAGGACCCTCCCATCTCACTGCCCCCGCCCCCCATGAGAGAGGGCCCTATTGGCTCACCTTGCCTCCTCCGGTTGCCCACTTTGCGGAAGCTGCTCCCCTCGCAGAGGCGATTCAGGCGCTGCTGCTTAATAAGCTCCAGGATCTCCGGCTGGATCTTCTCCCGCAACTCCCTGGGGAGGTCGGCCAGCAGGCACATCAGAGGGGTAGGtggagtttccccccccccagggtccccccaccccccgaaggCACTCACACGATGGGCGGAGACTGGAAGTCATCCTGGCTCATCCGCTCTGACTGGCGCAAGCGCAGAACCTCCGAGTACCCCAGGCTGCGCAGCTTGCTCTTGAACTGGTCCAGGGAGGGTGGCTTGGCAGGAAGTGCCCGGATGATTTGCTCCCGCACCACCTGCATCACCTGGCAAAGGAGGAGGGCAGAAGCATTGCAGGGCTGTGGAGGGAGGAAGTGGCGGCCAGGTGGGCCCCTCCACGCAGATCTACCCACCTTGTGGAAATCCTCAGCTGTCGCCCGCATCTCCTTCCAGGTCTTGTTCAGCAGCTGGATGCTGATGGCAAAGAGCTCCTCCAAGGCCTGGTCGTGCGTGAAGAACATGGGGTGGTAGTCGTTCTGACCCTCATTGGCTTGGTGGAGACGGGGAGGAAGCAGGCTGTCAGAGCAGCTGGGGAGGCCCCCTTTCCCCCAGGCTGAGCtttgagagggagggggagatctGGGGCAAATATTCCCAGACTGCCTGGAGGCCTCAGAAGAAAAGCACTAGGAAGTGCAGTTGGTGTACGTGAGAAATTGCACAAAAACATCCCAGCTGAATACCCAGGGATCCTCACAGCTGCCCCGAGACTTGCATTATGAGGTTCTGAGTGGCAAAGCAGAACTTTGATCTTTCCGAAAAACCCTTGGGAAGTGAGCGGTCCGCCAGCCAATGGCACTCATCAGCCATCCTTGcccaaaccacacacacacacacacaccaccctaGGGCTGCTACCAGCCAGGTGCCCTGCGGAGCTCAGAGCAGAAGGGGAAAGCTTGACCAGAGAGCAG comes from the Ahaetulla prasina isolate Xishuangbanna chromosome 3, ASM2864084v1, whole genome shotgun sequence genome and includes:
- the SLC35C2 gene encoding LOW QUALITY PROTEIN: solute carrier family 35 member C2 (The sequence of the model RefSeq protein was modified relative to this genomic sequence to represent the inferred CDS: inserted 1 base in 1 codon; deleted 1 base in 1 codon), which codes for MAGVRAAARAAGLVLLYYGFSIGITFYNKWLMKSFAFPLFMTLLHLLVIFALSGLARRCSRRRHAAPAAGRALLPWPAYLRQVAPTALSTALDVGLSNWSFLYITVSLYTMTKSSAVLFILLFSLIFKLEEPRAALVLVVLLIAGGLFLFTYKATQFDAEGFAWCWPLPSWAACAGHGPRSSCKRTSWDSRTPLTPCSTCSRPCSXSLFPLFAVFEGLPLSASEKLFRFHEGQLLLELLGKLVLGGVLAFGLGFSEFLLVSRTSSLTFSISGIFKEVFTLFLAAHLMGDQLSPLNWLGFAVCLLGISLHVALKALGGPKGTKHLEGPGSAADLELLLLLDSPEEEAENAPLH
- the ELMO2 gene encoding engulfment and cell motility protein 2 isoform X4 yields the protein MVLNSQALYQKIAEEITVGQLLSHLQVSNQEIQTYTIALINALFLKAPEDKRQDQLVSPLDLPCTEIAEASAQKQLRSAILTHVIRGNRPIKSEMAHQLYVLQVLTLNLREERMMTKMDPSDQAQRDVLFELRRIAFEAEAESGGSGPGGGAEKRKAIYTRDYKTLGFTNPVNPALDFLQTPPGMLALDNMLYLAKHHQDAYIRIVLENSSSEDKHACPFGRSAIELTKMLCEILRIGELPNEGQNDYHPMFFTHDQALEELFAISIQLLNKTWKEMRATAEDFHKVMQVVREQIIRALPAKPPSLDQFKSKLRSLGYSEVLRLRQSERMSQDDFQSPPIVELREKIQPEILELIKQQRLNRLCEGSSFRKVGNRRRQERFWYCRLALNHKTLHYGDLEENTQGGVTLESLQEKIPVADIKAVLTGKECPHMKEKGALKQNKEALELAFSILYDPDETLNFIAPNKYEFCIWIDGLNALVGKDMVSELTKSDLDTLLSMEMKLRLLDLENVQIPEEPPPVPKEPSSYDFVYHYG